The Stratiformator vulcanicus genome has a segment encoding these proteins:
- a CDS encoding DUF1559 family PulG-like putative transporter, which yields MAKKPNIDSARPIEPSNFRNAKWAIRLGLIALLIPSLCFAVFQFCSYTNLMLARVDCGNTTRVLGLALHHYYDEFDSFPPAVTFGPDGRPWHSWRALILKSALELGYLEPRFANYRLDESWDSPHNLMLGLECPKLFRCAADRGPAGCASRFAIVGPNTIFPPDGAVSIADVTDGLSNTIVLIEHSDSGIGWTEPRDVDYDADAVSKSGWAGAGLRSRHETGRLIDGDGFVLLSDGSPRFVSGAGDSETVRRWLLRNDGERVGEL from the coding sequence ATGGCGAAAAAGCCTAACATTGATTCAGCGCGTCCAATTGAGCCCAGCAATTTTCGCAATGCGAAGTGGGCGATTCGGCTTGGGTTGATCGCACTCCTAATTCCCAGCCTCTGTTTTGCCGTATTTCAATTTTGCTCCTATACGAATTTGATGCTTGCCCGGGTTGACTGCGGAAATACCACAAGGGTCCTCGGCCTTGCGCTGCATCATTATTACGACGAGTTCGACTCCTTCCCGCCGGCGGTGACGTTCGGTCCGGATGGGCGTCCATGGCATAGTTGGAGGGCACTGATCCTCAAGTCTGCTTTGGAACTTGGTTACCTCGAACCACGCTTTGCCAACTACCGGCTGGACGAATCTTGGGACAGCCCGCACAACCTCATGCTCGGACTAGAGTGCCCGAAGCTGTTTCGCTGCGCAGCCGACCGCGGCCCGGCCGGCTGCGCGAGCCGCTTTGCGATTGTCGGCCCAAATACGATTTTCCCCCCGGACGGTGCTGTATCGATCGCGGATGTTACGGACGGGTTATCCAATACAATTGTGCTGATTGAGCATTCCGATTCCGGCATCGGCTGGACCGAACCGCGCGACGTTGATTACGACGCTGACGCGGTGAGCAAATCAGGTTGGGCCGGTGCTGGACTTCGCAGCCGTCACGAAACGGGCCGATTGATTGATGGTGACGGTTTCGTCCTGTTGAGCGACGGCTCTCCCCGCTTTGTGAGCGGAGCCGGTGATTCGGAAACGGTGCGTCGCTGGTTGCTCCGAAACGATGGGGAGCGGGTCGGTGAACTTTGA
- a CDS encoding YbeD family protein, whose translation MPDLPPVDLLEDTHDFPCPYLFKVIGEDDRAFAARVVSLVRETVGLDEDPEFKIRRTTSGRHLSVTIEPVVEHANQVLEIYDGLSRLKGLVMVM comes from the coding sequence ATGCCTGACTTACCGCCGGTCGACCTCCTCGAAGACACGCACGATTTTCCATGCCCGTACCTCTTCAAGGTAATCGGCGAAGACGATCGGGCATTTGCGGCTCGGGTCGTCTCGCTCGTTCGTGAAACCGTCGGTCTGGATGAAGATCCCGAATTCAAAATCCGCCGGACGACCAGCGGCCGACACCTCAGCGTGACGATCGAGCCGGTCGTCGAACATGCGAATCAGGTTCTCGAGATTTACGACGGCCTATCGCGCCTGAAGGGCCTCGTCATGGTGATGTAA
- a CDS encoding ornithine cyclodeaminase, whose translation MAEKTESDPMFRQEVEVAGHIIDSLLLPKILDRIAALGGRFDILDTQIGHGRTDPSYARLMVEAETSELLDDILDDIAQHGANATGGGDCQLEHADMSGCFPEGFYSTTNQVTEIRIDGSWIPVGDQEMDCGILVDRASGTARCVPMLDVNKGDAIVIGRDGTRVTPVGRDRNAHDAFGFMNSAVSSEKPKGAVIREIAAEMKKAKAGQGKVLLVGGPAIVHTGSRDHVSRLIREGYVSTLFAGNALATHDIEQSFFDTSLGISMTHGGGSEEGHEHHLRSINKIRRLGGIRPAVEQGILKSGIMYECIKHDVPYLLAGSIRDDGPLPDVVTDALDAQRRMREMAKGATLALMIATTLHSIAVGNLLPASVKVVCVDINPATVTKLSDRGTFQTIGLVTDVEPFLRVLVDEIGR comes from the coding sequence ATGGCCGAGAAGACCGAATCCGATCCAATGTTTCGACAAGAGGTCGAAGTAGCTGGTCATATCATCGACAGTCTACTGCTGCCGAAGATCCTCGACCGAATTGCGGCCCTGGGGGGACGTTTCGACATTCTCGACACCCAGATCGGACACGGTCGGACCGACCCCAGTTACGCGCGCTTGATGGTTGAGGCGGAGACATCGGAACTTCTCGACGACATCCTTGACGACATCGCCCAGCACGGGGCGAACGCAACCGGAGGCGGCGATTGCCAACTCGAACACGCCGACATGTCGGGCTGCTTTCCCGAGGGCTTCTATTCGACGACCAATCAGGTCACCGAAATTCGGATAGACGGCAGTTGGATTCCAGTCGGCGACCAGGAAATGGATTGCGGTATCTTAGTCGATCGGGCATCCGGGACCGCCCGCTGTGTTCCGATGCTCGATGTCAATAAGGGCGACGCAATAGTCATCGGGCGGGATGGAACGCGCGTGACGCCGGTCGGGAGAGACCGCAATGCTCACGATGCGTTCGGCTTTATGAACAGTGCCGTTTCGAGTGAGAAACCCAAAGGCGCCGTGATTCGTGAAATCGCCGCTGAGATGAAAAAGGCGAAGGCGGGGCAGGGTAAGGTTTTACTCGTCGGCGGCCCCGCGATCGTTCACACCGGAAGCCGCGATCACGTCAGCCGACTGATACGCGAGGGCTATGTCTCCACGCTATTCGCGGGAAACGCGCTCGCCACGCATGACATTGAGCAATCGTTTTTCGATACGAGCCTCGGCATTTCGATGACACACGGCGGCGGCTCTGAGGAAGGGCACGAACATCACTTGAGATCAATTAATAAAATAAGGCGACTCGGCGGAATCAGACCGGCGGTCGAGCAGGGTATATTAAAGTCGGGTATTATGTACGAGTGTATCAAGCACGATGTGCCCTATCTACTCGCCGGGAGTATCCGTGACGATGGGCCGCTTCCCGACGTCGTGACCGACGCCCTCGATGCGCAGCGGCGAATGAGAGAGATGGCGAAGGGAGCAACGCTTGCATTAATGATTGCGACAACGCTGCATTCCATTGCCGTCGGGAACTTGCTTCCGGCAAGTGTGAAGGTCGTGTGCGTTGATATTAATCCAGCTACGGTCACCAAGTTGTCTGATCGTGGCACGTTTCAAACGATCGGCCTTGTGACCGACGTTGAACCGTTTTTAAGAGTCTTGGTCGACGAGATCGGGCGATGA
- a CDS encoding glycerate kinase type-2 family protein has product MNNAQQLRKDAIAIWKAGVAAVDATKLVREQIEVSGDTVRVAGKSHAIHNIRRIVVVGAGKAGAGMARGVEDALGPELCESKLKGLVSVPADCVGPLEKIKLHAGRPAGVNEPRAEGVQGTQRILEIVGDLNDRDICVVLISGGGSALMPLPIDGITLEDKIAVTKLLAKSGAPIEELNTVRKHLSGIKGGKLAAAIGTPHATALIISDIVGNPLDLIASGPTVADRSTRAEALTILNRYAERNAIPDSVWEILEDDEAAPTPHAHQIINQIIGENGTSIAAAKAEAVRRGYEVDSLGSDNVGFARDEGVRLAQHAVQRRAAGPNSYCLLSGGEPVVKLADTDQPRKGGRNQELALAAAIELWDDGAENICVLSGGTDGEDGPTDAAGAFIDAGVIAEAKSQQLDPATFLEINNSYPFFENAGGLLKTGPTHTNVMDLRVVLVDPSS; this is encoded by the coding sequence ATGAACAACGCTCAGCAACTTCGAAAAGATGCGATTGCGATCTGGAAAGCGGGCGTGGCCGCCGTTGATGCCACGAAGCTCGTGCGGGAGCAGATCGAAGTCAGCGGCGACACGGTGCGCGTGGCCGGCAAATCACACGCAATCCACAATATCAGACGGATCGTGGTCGTCGGTGCCGGGAAAGCGGGTGCCGGGATGGCCCGCGGAGTCGAAGACGCCCTCGGGCCGGAGCTTTGCGAAAGTAAGCTGAAGGGCCTCGTCAGTGTTCCCGCCGACTGTGTCGGACCTCTTGAAAAAATTAAACTTCACGCGGGCCGTCCGGCCGGAGTCAATGAACCAAGAGCCGAAGGCGTGCAGGGCACGCAACGAATCTTAGAAATCGTTGGAGACTTAAACGATCGCGACATCTGCGTCGTTTTAATTTCCGGCGGGGGCAGCGCTTTAATGCCGCTGCCGATCGACGGCATCACACTCGAAGACAAGATCGCGGTGACGAAATTGCTGGCCAAGTCGGGTGCCCCGATAGAAGAATTGAATACGGTTCGCAAACATCTTTCGGGAATTAAGGGCGGAAAGTTGGCCGCAGCCATTGGGACGCCGCATGCGACGGCTTTAATTATCTCCGACATCGTCGGCAACCCGCTCGACCTGATCGCCTCAGGACCGACCGTCGCGGATCGATCGACGCGTGCGGAAGCGCTGACGATTTTAAATCGATATGCGGAGCGCAACGCGATCCCCGACTCCGTTTGGGAAATTCTGGAGGACGACGAAGCGGCCCCGACGCCCCATGCGCATCAAATTATTAACCAAATCATCGGTGAGAACGGGACATCAATCGCGGCGGCAAAGGCGGAAGCCGTGCGTCGCGGCTACGAAGTCGATTCACTGGGATCGGATAACGTCGGTTTTGCCCGAGATGAGGGGGTTCGCTTGGCTCAACACGCGGTTCAGCGCCGAGCGGCCGGACCAAACTCTTATTGCCTGCTCAGTGGCGGTGAACCGGTCGTGAAACTGGCTGACACCGATCAACCCCGCAAAGGAGGCCGCAATCAGGAGCTGGCTCTCGCAGCCGCAATCGAATTGTGGGATGACGGCGCTGAGAATATCTGCGTACTCTCCGGCGGAACGGATGGCGAAGACGGCCCGACCGACGCCGCCGGAGCCTTTATTGATGCCGGGGTCATTGCCGAGGCTAAGTCGCAACAACTTGACCCGGCCACGTTTCTTGAAATCAATAATTCCTATCCCTTTTTTGAAAATGCGGGCGGCCTTCTTAAGACCGGGCCGACCCACACGAACGTGATGGACCTGCGGGTCGTTTTGGTTGATCCCTCATCTTAG
- a CDS encoding DUF1328 domain-containing protein yields the protein MLYWALMFFIIAIAAAVFGFGGIAAGASSIAQILFFVFLVLFIVSLIGGLRRPSI from the coding sequence ATGCTTTACTGGGCACTCATGTTTTTCATCATTGCAATCGCAGCAGCGGTATTCGGGTTCGGCGGAATCGCCGCCGGCGCGTCGAGCATTGCGCAGATTCTCTTCTTCGTATTCCTCGTCCTATTCATCGTGAGCTTGATCGGCGGCCTGCGACGCCCCAGTATCTAA